A region from the Pseudonocardia petroleophila genome encodes:
- a CDS encoding alpha/beta hydrolase — MARRDVEFDAEGVTLRGWFYGAEGASGAAPTVVMAHGFSAVKEMYLDRYAETFAAAGLNALVFDNRNFGASDGEPRQEIDPWAQVRDYRHAITHALTLPEVDGDRIGVWGSSYSGGHVLVVAAIDRRVKAVVAQVPLVSGHDNFRALVRADFIDGFRALFDADRLARHGGAEPGMVPVVDKDPLAPSALPTPDSYTWFTDTHELRAPSWRNEVTLRSVEMFTEYEPISYVPYISPTPLLLMPAQNDVLTPTDLAIAAYERAREPKRLQILPGGHFDAYVDGFDASGPAARDWFVQHLAP; from the coding sequence ATGGCCCGACGGGACGTGGAGTTCGACGCCGAGGGCGTGACCCTGCGCGGCTGGTTCTACGGGGCGGAGGGTGCCTCGGGGGCGGCGCCGACCGTCGTCATGGCGCACGGGTTCTCCGCGGTCAAGGAGATGTACCTGGACCGGTACGCGGAGACGTTCGCCGCCGCCGGGCTGAACGCCCTCGTGTTCGACAACCGCAACTTCGGGGCCAGCGACGGCGAGCCGCGCCAGGAGATCGACCCGTGGGCGCAGGTCCGCGACTACCGGCACGCCATCACCCACGCGCTCACCCTGCCCGAGGTCGACGGGGACCGGATCGGGGTCTGGGGCTCGTCGTACTCCGGCGGTCACGTGCTCGTGGTCGCGGCCATCGACCGCCGGGTGAAGGCCGTGGTCGCGCAGGTGCCGCTGGTGTCCGGGCACGACAACTTCCGGGCGCTGGTCCGGGCGGACTTCATCGACGGCTTCCGCGCCCTGTTCGACGCCGACCGCCTCGCCCGCCACGGGGGCGCGGAGCCCGGCATGGTGCCGGTCGTCGACAAGGACCCGCTGGCCCCCTCGGCCCTGCCCACCCCGGACTCCTACACCTGGTTCACCGACACCCACGAGCTGCGCGCGCCGTCCTGGCGCAACGAGGTGACCCTGCGCAGCGTCGAGATGTTCACCGAGTACGAGCCGATCAGCTACGTGCCCTACATCAGCCCGACGCCGCTGCTGCTGATGCCCGCGCAGAACGACGTGCTCACCCCGACCGACCTGGCGATCGCCGCCTACGAGAGGGCCCGCGAGCCGAAGCGGCTGCAGATCCTGCCCGGCGGGCACTTCGACGCCTACGTCGACGGGTTCGACGCGTCCGGCCCGGCCGCGAGGGACTGGTTCGTCCAGCACCTCGCGCCCTGA
- a CDS encoding cold-shock protein, whose amino-acid sequence MPQGTVKWFNAEKGFGFIATDDNGPDVFVHYSAIQTDGFRTLEENQRVDFESSQGAKGPQADTVRPI is encoded by the coding sequence ATGCCGCAGGGCACCGTCAAGTGGTTCAACGCCGAAAAGGGCTTCGGCTTCATCGCGACCGACGACAACGGTCCGGACGTCTTCGTCCACTACTCCGCGATCCAGACGGACGGGTTCCGTACGCTCGAGGAGAACCAGCGCGTCGACTTCGAGTCGAGCCAGGGCGCCAAGGGCCCGCAGGCCGACACGGTCCGCCCCATCTGA
- a CDS encoding NAD-dependent epimerase/dehydratase family protein encodes MLMVTGATGFLGSALVELAVRRGLEVRAAVRDADRARALLPAGVDVVVAALDDLDGLTRAARGCTGVLHLAGSVGHSAEETRRANVDGTRTALAAATAAGAERFVCTSSSAAIIDADGLVAEEPTGPPALTDPYSTSKAEAERIVLGADGIGAIVVNPVNIYGPSPQGPHSYNGLFLAAARGEVPAVVDATVGWVLAEDAALGHLLALEHGTPGRRYVLCGGTATFGHVLHTFAGHVGGGRVEVLPPGSALGDGAGTFARRSEVYGHFPPVRVDDRGARGLGFAPRGVDEGLALTAQWLAGS; translated from the coding sequence ATGTTGATGGTCACCGGAGCAACGGGCTTCCTGGGCAGCGCACTCGTCGAGCTGGCGGTGCGCCGGGGGCTGGAGGTCCGGGCGGCCGTCCGGGACGCCGACCGGGCGCGGGCCCTGCTGCCCGCGGGGGTGGACGTCGTCGTGGCCGCCCTGGACGACCTCGACGGGCTCACCCGCGCCGCGCGGGGCTGCACCGGCGTGCTCCACCTCGCCGGCTCCGTCGGGCACTCGGCGGAGGAGACCCGCCGCGCCAACGTCGACGGCACGCGGACGGCGCTCGCTGCGGCGACGGCCGCAGGGGCGGAGCGGTTCGTCTGCACCAGCAGCAGCGCGGCGATCATCGACGCGGACGGGCTGGTGGCGGAGGAGCCGACGGGCCCGCCCGCGCTGACCGACCCGTACTCGACGAGCAAGGCCGAGGCGGAGCGGATCGTCCTGGGCGCCGACGGGATCGGGGCGATCGTCGTCAACCCCGTCAACATCTACGGGCCGAGTCCGCAGGGACCGCACTCCTACAACGGGCTGTTCCTCGCCGCGGCCCGCGGCGAGGTGCCCGCCGTCGTCGACGCGACGGTGGGCTGGGTGCTCGCCGAGGACGCGGCGCTGGGCCACCTGCTCGCGCTCGAGCACGGCACCCCGGGGCGGCGCTACGTCCTGTGCGGGGGGACCGCGACCTTCGGGCACGTGCTGCACACCTTCGCCGGGCACGTCGGCGGGGGGCGGGTGGAGGTGCTGCCACCCGGGTCGGCGCTCGGGGACGGCGCGGGGACGTTCGCGCGGCGCTCCGAGGTCTACGGGCACTTCCCGCCGGTGCGGGTGGACGACCGGGGCGCCCGCGGACTGGGGTTCGCGCCGCGCGGTGTCGACGAGGGCCTGGCGCTGACCGCGCAGTGGCTCGCCGGTTCCTGA
- a CDS encoding GGDEF domain-containing protein → MPPSPDRSIGSARWAIRSVPRRLVAVLVSVEILAVLVVVVDGVVSPPDVTATGLWTVAVLALLGMVHTESALGVERMRRRVDQTPHLDLSSVWTFAAALLLPGCLATAVVLLVYLHLYLRAWRPSGFPVHRVVFSTATVVLAVHAAASVAGLGGGADPFRSAVGLVLVALAVLTYGLVNLVLVVVAIRMSGSGTSWRRAVGHRDELLLELTTLTLGAVVAAAVSAFGVALAVLVLPPLVVLHRTVLVRQLEEAASTDAKTGLLNAASWRLQADLALRAARNSGGTVAVLLIDIDHFKVVNDRYGHLAGDQVLSGIGAALRAEVRDHDLVGRFGGEEFVVLLAAADVDDLHTSAGAVADRIRRRIGELRTEVAVSGGSTVIDDVSVSVGVSTYPADGADLDRLLEVADAALYAAKAAGRNLVRHGLHAVDEPGGSASRSPVHGS, encoded by the coding sequence ATGCCACCGTCACCGGATCGGTCGATCGGGTCGGCGAGGTGGGCCATCCGGTCCGTACCGCGCCGGCTCGTCGCCGTCCTGGTGTCGGTGGAGATCCTCGCGGTCCTCGTCGTCGTGGTCGACGGTGTCGTCTCCCCGCCGGACGTCACCGCCACCGGGCTCTGGACGGTCGCGGTCCTCGCGCTCCTCGGCATGGTGCACACCGAGTCGGCGCTGGGCGTCGAGCGGATGCGCCGGCGCGTCGACCAGACCCCGCACCTCGACCTCAGCTCGGTGTGGACGTTCGCGGCCGCGCTGCTCCTCCCCGGCTGCCTGGCCACCGCCGTGGTCCTGCTCGTCTACCTGCACCTGTACCTGCGGGCCTGGCGCCCGTCGGGGTTCCCGGTGCACCGGGTCGTGTTCAGCACGGCCACGGTGGTCCTCGCCGTGCACGCCGCGGCGTCCGTCGCCGGGCTGGGCGGCGGGGCCGACCCGTTCCGCTCGGCGGTCGGCCTGGTCCTCGTCGCCCTCGCGGTCCTGACCTACGGCCTGGTCAACCTGGTCCTCGTCGTCGTCGCGATCCGGATGAGCGGATCGGGCACGTCCTGGCGCCGGGCGGTCGGGCACCGCGACGAGCTCCTGCTCGAGCTCACCACCCTCACGCTGGGCGCGGTGGTCGCGGCGGCCGTCTCGGCGTTCGGGGTCGCGCTGGCGGTGCTGGTGCTGCCGCCGCTGGTCGTGCTGCACCGCACCGTCCTGGTCCGTCAGCTGGAGGAGGCGGCCAGCACCGACGCGAAGACCGGTCTGCTCAACGCGGCGTCCTGGCGGCTGCAGGCCGACCTGGCGCTGCGTGCGGCCCGCAACTCCGGTGGCACCGTCGCCGTCCTGCTCATCGACATCGACCACTTCAAGGTCGTCAACGACCGCTACGGCCACCTCGCGGGCGACCAGGTGCTCTCCGGCATCGGCGCCGCGCTGCGCGCCGAGGTCCGCGACCACGACCTCGTCGGGCGCTTCGGCGGCGAGGAGTTCGTCGTGCTGCTCGCCGCGGCCGACGTGGACGACCTGCACACGAGCGCGGGCGCGGTGGCCGACCGGATCCGCCGCCGGATCGGCGAGCTGCGCACCGAGGTCGCGGTGTCGGGCGGGTCCACGGTCATCGACGACGTGTCGGTGTCGGTCGGCGTGTCCACCTACCCGGCCGACGGCGCCGACCTCGACCGGCTGCTCGAGGTGGCCGACGCCGCGCTGTACGCGGCGAAGGCCGCGGGACGCAACCTGGTGCGGCACGGGCTGCACGCCGTCGACGAGCCGGGCGGATCGGCGTCGAGGAGCCCCGTGCACGGGTCCTGA
- a CDS encoding bifunctional DNA primase/polymerase: protein MPGWDSYRTVHGAELRAAAREFTVHGWPVIEESATALRLVTGTTLDVLEVPAVVGRGICAQLRAVDIVVPVAGTPTGSWWYPMAPGAVPPADLLAAEGVVLHSTGGSVLAPPSQVPDGWVHWRVAPALTGYLLPSAELIVPAATESVRWRADHDRHPGAQRPAAAAVAGMRS, encoded by the coding sequence ATGCCGGGCTGGGACAGCTACCGCACGGTTCACGGTGCGGAGCTGCGCGCGGCGGCGCGGGAGTTCACCGTCCACGGGTGGCCGGTGATCGAGGAGTCGGCCACTGCGCTGCGCCTCGTCACGGGCACCACGCTCGACGTGCTGGAGGTGCCCGCCGTCGTCGGCCGCGGCATCTGTGCCCAGCTCCGGGCGGTGGACATCGTCGTCCCGGTGGCCGGGACGCCCACCGGGTCGTGGTGGTACCCGATGGCCCCGGGCGCCGTTCCGCCCGCCGATCTCCTCGCGGCGGAGGGCGTCGTGCTGCACTCGACGGGCGGCTCCGTGCTCGCGCCGCCGTCGCAGGTCCCCGACGGCTGGGTGCACTGGCGGGTGGCTCCGGCCCTCACCGGGTACCTGCTGCCCTCGGCCGAGCTGATCGTCCCCGCCGCTACGGAGAGTGTTCGGTGGCGGGCCGACCACGACAGGCATCCGGGCGCCCAGCGGCCCGCCGCTGCCGCCGTGGCGGGGATGCGGTCCTGA
- a CDS encoding BLUF domain-containing protein, translating into MPFRLIYRSHNRIPADQLKSELGAIFSVARSQNKKADITGALLIDGDWFVQTLEGEESAVRALYDHIEKDKRHERLSVIDAQDVEDRVFSRWSTARVSEDGQPDIPLLMNRDKGGASPAAGRPTTPEQDAVLDRMREAAKVG; encoded by the coding sequence TTGCCGTTCCGCCTGATCTACCGCAGTCACAACCGCATCCCGGCCGACCAGCTGAAGAGCGAGCTGGGAGCGATCTTCAGCGTCGCCCGGTCGCAGAACAAGAAGGCCGACATCACCGGTGCGCTGCTGATCGACGGCGACTGGTTCGTCCAGACCCTTGAGGGTGAGGAGTCGGCCGTCCGCGCGCTCTACGACCACATCGAGAAGGACAAGCGCCACGAGCGGCTGTCCGTCATCGACGCCCAGGACGTGGAGGACCGCGTCTTCTCGCGGTGGTCCACGGCCCGGGTCTCCGAGGACGGCCAGCCCGACATCCCGCTCCTGATGAACCGGGACAAGGGCGGGGCCTCGCCGGCGGCCGGTCGCCCGACCACGCCGGAGCAGGACGCGGTGCTGGACCGCATGCGCGAGGCGGCGAAGGTCGGCTAG
- a CDS encoding helix-turn-helix domain-containing protein, protein MGEPAGEYWSTSTRGEPGEWERMLSATHLPWSVRIDPDHDGPPFEAWVRRWWIDDLALVDCECGPCSGTRQRRQIGDTDGEFVVVLMTRAGRETVSQGDAEAELRPGDAVVWDSTTAARFAVWEPLAKRSLLIPRAALDEVGGRARTAAGVMLDGDAPATRLLVSYLDALSTALPALGTPAVAAARNATLELLTGALRVDGDVPSTSAAQPALRAAMDRYIERHLLDGTVTPTAVAAAHGVSVRTVNRIFNATGQTVGEVIRVRRLARAREDLTDSDLPVSAIAHRWGFSDPSHFTRSFKAHYGSSPREYRSAARTVGGSVQVPVVQVQGARSRPGETGVTAARG, encoded by the coding sequence AGCCGGGCGAGTGGGAGCGGATGCTGTCCGCGACGCACCTGCCCTGGTCGGTGCGCATCGACCCGGACCACGACGGACCGCCCTTCGAGGCGTGGGTCCGCCGGTGGTGGATCGACGACCTGGCCCTGGTCGACTGCGAGTGCGGCCCGTGCTCCGGGACGCGGCAGCGCCGCCAGATCGGCGACACCGACGGCGAGTTCGTCGTCGTCCTGATGACCCGGGCCGGGCGGGAGACCGTCAGCCAGGGCGACGCCGAGGCGGAGCTGCGGCCCGGCGACGCGGTGGTGTGGGACAGCACCACGGCGGCGCGGTTCGCGGTGTGGGAGCCGCTGGCCAAGCGCAGCCTGCTCATCCCGCGCGCCGCGCTGGACGAGGTCGGCGGGCGGGCCCGGACCGCGGCCGGGGTGATGCTCGACGGCGACGCGCCGGCCACCCGGCTGCTCGTCTCCTACCTCGACGCCCTGAGCACGGCACTGCCCGCGCTCGGCACGCCCGCGGTCGCCGCGGCCCGGAACGCGACGCTGGAACTGCTGACCGGTGCCCTGCGGGTCGACGGCGACGTGCCGTCGACGAGCGCGGCGCAACCGGCGCTGCGGGCGGCCATGGACCGCTACATCGAGCGCCACCTGCTCGACGGCACCGTCACCCCCACCGCCGTCGCGGCCGCGCACGGCGTCTCGGTGCGCACCGTCAACAGGATCTTCAACGCCACCGGGCAGACCGTCGGCGAGGTGATCCGGGTGCGCCGGCTCGCGCGGGCCCGCGAGGACCTGACGGACTCGGACCTGCCGGTCTCGGCGATCGCCCACCGCTGGGGCTTCTCCGACCCCAGCCACTTCACCCGCAGCTTCAAGGCGCACTACGGCTCCTCGCCGCGGGAGTACCGCTCGGCGGCGCGCACGGTTGGCGGCTCCGTCCAAGTTCCTGTCGTGCAGGTGCAAGGAGCCCGGTCCCGCCCGGGTGAGACTGGGGTCACAGCGGCCCGGGGCTGA
- the mftR gene encoding mycofactocin system transcriptional regulator (MftR, the mycofactocin system transcriptional regulator, is an uncharacterized TetR family DNA-binding transcription factor. Its role is inferred by context. It occurs as part of the biosynthesis locus for mycofactocin, a partially characterized electron carrier derived from the terminal Val-Tyr dipeptide of the precursor peptide MftA, through a radical SAM enzyme-mediated process.) produces MSTHTGEAAAGSRRAGRRPVTSRVEIEHIALDMFTRRGFDTTTVDDIAAAAGIGRRTVFRYYASKNDIPWGAFDEQLDRMRATFAALPPDLPVMDGVRAAVLDFNEVPVEEQHWHRSRLRLILDTPALQAHSTLRYAAWRRVVADYVAGRLGMSSDDLVPQAVGHASLGVALAAYERWLGHGDGELRDLLDRVFRALDSGLTGPLAPDS; encoded by the coding sequence ATGTCCACGCACACCGGGGAAGCCGCGGCCGGATCCCGTCGGGCCGGTCGGCGCCCCGTCACGTCCCGCGTCGAGATCGAGCACATCGCGCTCGACATGTTCACCCGTCGCGGCTTCGACACCACCACCGTCGACGACATCGCCGCCGCGGCCGGGATCGGCCGCCGCACCGTCTTCCGCTACTACGCCTCCAAGAACGACATCCCGTGGGGCGCGTTCGACGAGCAGCTCGACCGGATGCGGGCCACCTTCGCCGCGCTGCCGCCCGACCTGCCCGTGATGGACGGGGTGCGGGCCGCGGTGCTCGACTTCAACGAGGTGCCCGTGGAGGAGCAGCACTGGCACCGCAGCCGGCTGCGCCTGATCCTCGACACACCCGCCCTGCAGGCCCACTCGACGCTGCGCTACGCGGCCTGGCGCCGGGTCGTCGCCGACTACGTGGCGGGGCGGCTCGGGATGTCCAGCGACGACCTCGTGCCCCAGGCGGTCGGCCACGCGAGCCTCGGTGTCGCGCTCGCCGCGTACGAGCGGTGGCTCGGCCACGGCGACGGTGAGTTGCGGGATCTGCTCGACCGGGTGTTCCGGGCGCTCGACAGCGGCCTCACCGGGCCGCTCGCCCCCGATTCCTGA
- a CDS encoding DUF7282 domain-containing protein: MKKTTLLALAAGTALLAGCGSGAAETPVAPVAAPQVAPATTAPAPATTARGVAPVADPGATVDADDQSGDGRTVVVREARVTAGPGWVVIRTDDDSDGRVLGSAPVQPGQAGPVTVTLTEPVPATGDDDDLTAVLHLDDGDGVFDERTDPAVLDEDDDDGDRDDSSGDDVEDDDFDYRFD; the protein is encoded by the coding sequence ATGAAGAAGACGACGCTCCTCGCCCTCGCCGCCGGTACCGCGCTCCTCGCCGGGTGCGGATCCGGTGCCGCCGAGACCCCGGTCGCCCCTGTGGCCGCACCCCAGGTCGCCCCGGCCACCACCGCGCCGGCCCCCGCGACCACCGCCCGCGGCGTGGCCCCGGTGGCCGACCCCGGCGCGACCGTCGACGCCGACGACCAGTCCGGCGACGGCCGCACGGTCGTCGTCCGGGAGGCCCGGGTCACCGCGGGTCCCGGCTGGGTCGTGATCCGCACCGACGACGACTCCGACGGCCGCGTCCTCGGCTCCGCCCCGGTGCAGCCCGGTCAGGCGGGCCCCGTCACGGTCACCCTCACCGAGCCCGTCCCCGCCACCGGTGACGACGACGACCTCACCGCCGTGCTCCACCTCGACGACGGCGACGGGGTCTTCGACGAGCGGACCGACCCGGCCGTCCTCGACGAGGACGACGACGACGGCGACCGCGACGACTCCTCGGGCGACGACGTGGAGGACGATGACTTCGACTACCGCTTTGACTGA